One genomic window of Nitrospirota bacterium includes the following:
- a CDS encoding peptidase MA family metallohydrolase: MRRSLEIARLLGLLALLASAAIQGLSGTGAALAEETMAAPGAVLLYEKPLQSFARAVSEAYPSARARVEETLGWKVDFRPYIRLVGDAGRFRLMAGNDVAVALAAPEQNVVALDAPRLMREPHRLEATLRHELCHLVLGRYIRETPIPRWLDEGVCQWMSEGMGEVLTRGGEERLVRAAHRGSLIPLRRLGRFPLDREGILLAYAESRSVVEFVAAEWGREGVLSVLEEMRRGHTPGEAARAALGVGLDDIEKQWRESLRGRSLWLAWLRRHFTELLFVMAALLAVAGFGRVLWRMKTYRDPDEEAEAEEPVRNTESQEKQ, from the coding sequence ATGCGTCGTTCCCTGGAAATAGCCCGCCTTCTCGGTCTCCTTGCGCTCCTTGCCTCCGCGGCAATCCAGGGTCTTTCCGGGACGGGGGCGGCCCTGGCCGAAGAGACCATGGCCGCCCCCGGAGCCGTGCTTCTCTATGAGAAGCCCCTCCAGTCCTTCGCCCGTGCCGTCTCGGAGGCCTACCCGTCGGCCAGGGCCCGGGTAGAGGAGACCCTGGGCTGGAAGGTCGACTTCCGTCCCTACATCCGGCTGGTAGGTGACGCCGGGCGCTTCAGGCTCATGGCCGGAAACGACGTCGCCGTGGCCCTTGCCGCACCGGAGCAGAACGTCGTGGCGCTGGACGCCCCCCGGCTGATGAGAGAGCCCCACAGGCTCGAGGCCACCCTGAGGCATGAGCTCTGCCACCTCGTCCTCGGCCGTTACATCCGGGAAACCCCCATCCCCCGGTGGCTGGACGAAGGCGTGTGCCAGTGGATGAGCGAGGGCATGGGAGAGGTCCTCACGAGGGGCGGCGAGGAGCGGCTCGTCCGGGCGGCCCACAGGGGAAGCCTCATCCCCTTGAGGCGGCTCGGGCGGTTTCCGCTGGACCGTGAAGGCATCCTCCTGGCCTATGCAGAGAGCAGGAGTGTGGTAGAGTTCGTGGCCGCGGAGTGGGGACGCGAGGGCGTGCTCTCGGTGCTTGAGGAGATGCGCCGGGGACACACGCCGGGGGAGGCGGCCCGGGCGGCCCTGGGCGTGGGCCTGGATGACATCGAGAAGCAATGGAGGGAGAGCCTTCGGGGGCGGAGCCTCTGGCTCGCCTGGCTGAGGCGGCATTTCACCGAGCTCTTGTTCGTCATGGCGGCCCTCCTGGCCGTGGCGGGCTTCGGGCGCGTCCTCTGGCGCATGAAAACCTACAGGGACCCCGACGAGGAGGCGGAGGCCGAAGAGCCGGTCCGGAACACGGAGTCGCAGGAAAAACAATAA